The genomic region CAGCATGCAGGAAAGTTCGCTCTCAGTAGGTTAATAACTTCCTGATTGCGCTCAAAGCGAATGCACACAACTTTTTGCTTGCGATGCACATCTGCAGATAGCTTGAGTTTTACTTTTTGCATAACGATTACAATATGACAAAACCAAATTTATGAAAATAAAACGATCAACAATATAAATATCGAATGTAAAAACAGAAATCCAAATAAAATAGAATTTGTCCACATAATTATGTTGGTTCCATGACCTTTTAATCCCCCTTTACTTAGCAGGCCAGAAAAAAGCAAGAATACCTGAAACAGCATATAGATGAAGGCTTCACACCCCCTCTCCAACTACACAGATTTAACTTTTAAAAAAAATCCTTTACCCTTTACCCTTTACCCTTTACCCTTTACCCCCTTCCAAATAAAAAGGCATGGCCCTCCCAGCCATGCCCTAATCCCAATCCACATATCTTGATATCTACCAAAGAACAAGACATATAAATCAGTATTCTTTTGATTAAAATAACCCGATATCATTTTGCAAACGCAACCAGGGGTTTGGGCATCATCTTAAGATGCAACTTCCGATGTTCCGAAGCATACCGTCGAACAGAAACAAAAAGCGTATTGTACCCCATATTCTCTATTTTCAAACGAAATTCACCCTCCGGAAACGACTTAAATCTAAAAGTACCATTGGCAGTAATCTTTACACTCAAGTCCTGCCCTTCAACCGAAACCTGGCCCAGCGAAATGGGTTTCCCGCTTACCTCATCAGTTATATACCCCAACACATCGTAATGACGATGTATAGCAGCTGGCACCTGTCGTGCCGTAAAATAATGATTTACAAAATCAGGCTGTGTATTCCGGTAACTCTCAATACTCCAATCCAGCTCTTGCTTAAGCAGATACTTCATTTTCGTTTTTAGCTTGTTAAATTCCACTCCTGCCACCTTTTTGTCATCTACCAACATCAAACGCTCAATACGTTTTTGTTCAAAAGAGTTCAGCTCGGTTTCACAAGCCGTTATCATCTCTTCACTTATACCAAAAACAACCAATTCTGCTTTACGAGCTTTTGACAAACCAATAAGCTTATCTGCATAGATATGCAAATCTGTTTCGTTTAAACTCGACAGTTTTCCTTTACTTATTTTCACTTGGTCCAGCAAAAGTTCATCACCGGTACTGTTGGCCAAACGAATAAAAGCAACCGATAGAGGATATATCAAATTGAGCAACGAAACTTTAATCTCATTCTTATCTCGGGTCAACCATTCAGTTGGCTGATCCATTTTATAGGCTAAGGTCGATAACTGTATCTTATAGCCCGAAAAAATATGGGTGAGCGATTTTGTTGCTTCATCTGTTTCATAAATATGGGCTTCTTCATCTAATACCCGGGAAATCTCAGATATTGAACTCATCCATTTCTTGTCATTTGTTTTCATTTTTTTCACTTTTTAGCAACAGATCTAAATCAGCTGACAAGGCTATAGTTCACCTTTTCAGCTTGTTCTGCTGGCCTGATGATTTCTACTATCTGATTTTCATCCATTATAAAACCACCATTCTCATTTACAAACGAATCATGACATAAGCCTCTTTAAATTAAATATTAAAACCAAATTAGAATAGTGCAAAATTTTAAAATTAGCGATGGCAATTTCACTAAAACGTCTAAGCTTGAGTCTAACACTTCAATTCCTGAACCCAACATTTCGTTTCTTAACCCCAACACTTCAATTCTTGAGTATAAAACTTCAACTCTACGAAGCAAAACCTCTAATCTTTTTTATAAAACCAGCTGTCAAAACCTTAAAACCTTGCTTCAGGTCTCGAAAACCTGGCCTCAGATTCAGTAAAGAGAACTTAAATAAGATAAGATTTGGTGTAAAATGATTAAAATCAGATGAAATATTGCCAATAGTGAGCTTGGTCGCTGGGAGAGATTTAGCAAATATGAAATACTTTCGTCGATATCACTTAAAAGTATTTAGAGTATCACCTACAGACTCATTTCGCCGTTTTAAAATCAGTAGGTAGCTGGACGTCTTTGGTAGATTTGTATTTCAAATTTAAAGAATTAATTCTTTAAAACCCAAAACTTTTTATCATTTACAACAAAAAAAGAGCCTTTCATCATCAAAAACTACACTTTAGTGTAGGTATCTCCTCAGCTTTTCATCAGGCGCAATTGAGTAAGATAAACAAGCTGATTCTCATACCCATCCATCCCATTAAATCCAAACAACTTAGTCTCACCTTCCACAGCTCACAACAAGTCTAAATACCAACTCCCATCAAAAATGCCCAACACTTAAAGTCAGCCATTCAACTTTGTTCAATATTTGCAATTCAACAAGCAGACTGAGATAAAAAGCGGAAATAGAGGAAAGACCTTTCCGGAATTGCCCAAATCTCAGATAAAAATTTAATTTTACACGCAAATCAAATCCTATACTTATGACGAAACTTATTTACACTTCAATCATTATACTCGCTCTTATCAGTTCAGCTTGTAGCTCCGGTGAAAAAGCCTTACAAAAAGGCAACTACTACACGGCTGTGCTCAAGTCGGTTGACCGATTACGATCGAACCCCAATAAGAAAAAGGCACAACAAACCCTATTGGAAAGTTATCCTTTAGCTCTTGATTGGTCGAAAAGAGAAATCACAGCTCTACTGAATTCGTCCGATCCTTTAAAAAACACCAAATCGATAGGGCAATATCAGATTCTGAACAGAATGTACAACGAAATCAACCGCTGCCCTGCGGCTTTGCGTTTACTCTCCAATGTACAATCATTCAGAGCCGAGGAAGATATGGCCAAACAGCTTGCCGCTCCTGAATGTTATAATTTAGGCCTAATAGAACTGGCTAAAGGCACACGCAATGCAGCCAAATCAGCATACAATCATTTTGCAAAAGCCAACCAGTTTGTGCCCAACTTTAAAGATGTGCTTGCTAAGATGGACGAAGCATACGAGATAGCAACCCTAAAGGTCATTATCGAACACATTCCGGTTAATTCTGCAAAATACAGTTTGAGTGCTGAATTTTTCCAGGATCAGGTCACCCAATACATTACCAACAATATCAAACGCCAGTTTGTTCGATTCTATACCCCTAAACAAGCTGAAATGGAAGGTTTAGACTATCCCGATCAGGTGATTGCCATGCGTTTCGAAGACTTTGTGGTGGGCGAAACCCACGATACCGACATCGAAAAGGAAGTCATTAGTGCCGATAGCGTTGAGGTAGGAAGCACCAAACTTAAAAATGGTGAAACCATCAAAGTTTTTAACAAGGTGAAGGCCAAACTGCACATTCACAAGCGCGAAGTGATTTCTAAAGGTCTGCTTTCCTTACAAATTGAAGAGTTTGCAAACAGACGAATCCTGAACAACAAACAGTTGGGCGGAGAATATGTTTGGTTTAGCAAATGGGGCCATTTCAATGGCGACGAAAGAGCCCTGACAAAGAAAGAACTTAAAATTTGCAATCAAGAACCGATTCTCCCTCCTGCCAAACAGGATTTGTTTGTAGAGTTTACCAAACCCATCTTCACCCAACTTACCGATGAGTTAAGACGATTCTATAACAGATATTAATGATCTGAATTGATGATATTAAAAAAGGCTATCCCATTTAGGATAGCCTTTTTTACTAATCTTGAATTCTACTTACTCCAAAAAAACAAAGTCGAGGTCTAAATCAAGAGAGAACTTCAACCTTAAATTTTTGATTTGAGCGGACTTTGTCAGTCTGCCGTGAGGCGTGATACAGTTTTATCTAAAAGAAAAAACAAGGATCAGACTGACTTGATTTTTTATTCGCGAAACAATTTTTCAAATGTGCTCATGAGCCCTTTAGTGTTGCTTACTTTTTGATCTAAGCAAAAAGTAAGAGCCCAGCGGCTTGAGCGAAATAAGAGATTATTAATCAATCGCGTCCTAAGAGATGGCATACTCGCAAGTCCAATTTGATTATAGATTCCAATGGAAATATAAAACCACCAAATAGTTACGCTGTTGTTTGCTCCATTTATATAGGAAGTAAGTTAAGTTCTAATTATTTTATAATCTTCACATTTAAATTCACAACAAGCTCTTTCAAGAATACACTTTATCAAAGGCTTCTTCCTAAAAGACAAAACGATAGTCATTCCATCGCTAATGAACACAGCGCCCTGATTAACTTCTGTACGTGCGATGGATTTACTTGATGCCAATAACCCGAAGTGGCAGTCACTCCGTGACTTGACTTCGGGCTAATGGGATTCGAGCCCTTTGGGCTCATTGCTTTGCAATCTTCAAACCGTAATGGGACAACTGGAGCCGGTTCCGAACAATCGGGATTGATTTTTTTTGCTTCGTTTTTTGGATCAAGCCAAAAAATGAAGTCGGGATTATTCGAAGAGCTCATGAACTCACAAAAGCTCGGTTGAGGCGAAGCCCAATTAATAGGACAGGATTAATTATTAGCTTATTCTTTTTCCCAAATCACTCGTATCAATGGCATACTCGCAAGTCCAATTTGATTACAGATTCCAATGGAAATATAAAACCACCTCGCCTTCGTTCCTCAGGCACTCCTCCTTGTAAAGGAGGAGAAACACTTGTTTTATAAATAAATCAGTCGTTATTAGTTACTCCCAGGGTACCAAAGCCGAAGGATAATAATTGATTCCCATAAACTCAAAACGTGACTTCTCTTTGCCTAAGCGAACTTTATATTCCTCCCACGATTTATCAGGATGATTCGACCAGCCCAATTCGGCATAACCCGGCAAACGTGGAAAAACCAGATACTCAATATCATCAATCGTTTCAACCGTTTCGGTCCAAAGTGGTGCTTCTATTCCGATAATATCCTTCTTGCTAATACCTTTTACATTGCTTTCTAATGACCAATCGTAAGCATCGTCCACTTCGGTATAACCTGCCCAATGCAGTCCCAAAGGACAAATTGAGTCGTACTGAATATCCATATAAGCCCTTGTAGCCGGCGACATAATAATCTTCACATTCTGATTCACAGCATCCAATGCCGTTTGCGTTCTCGTGTGCCAAAATTGGGCTATGGTATTTTCCTTGAGATTCGCTGCCGAAATATCAGCCCAACCCATCATCTTTTTACCATGAGCATTCACAATTTCCTGAACTCGGTTTACAAATTTGATATAATCCTTTTTCCTGGTGGCATTCGATTCATCACCTCCAATATGAATGTACTCACCCGGAGTAATCGCCGCCAATTCACCAATCACATCATCAATAAATTGGTAGGTGATCTCTTTATTTGCATCAAGCGTGCTGAACCCCACATCGGTTCCAGTATACAGTTCTCTGGCTTTACCATCCGCATTCAACTCGGCATAAGAAGCCAAAGCGGCATTGGTATGACCCGGCATATCAATTTCAGGAATCACGGTAATATATCTCGCTTGAGCATACTTCACAATCTCACTATAGTCTGCCTGCGTATAGAATC from Ancylomarina subtilis harbors:
- a CDS encoding carboxypeptidase-like regulatory domain-containing protein yields the protein MKTNDKKWMSSISEISRVLDEEAHIYETDEATKSLTHIFSGYKIQLSTLAYKMDQPTEWLTRDKNEIKVSLLNLIYPLSVAFIRLANSTGDELLLDQVKISKGKLSSLNETDLHIYADKLIGLSKARKAELVVFGISEEMITACETELNSFEQKRIERLMLVDDKKVAGVEFNKLKTKMKYLLKQELDWSIESYRNTQPDFVNHYFTARQVPAAIHRHYDVLGYITDEVSGKPISLGQVSVEGQDLSVKITANGTFRFKSFPEGEFRLKIENMGYNTLFVSVRRYASEHRKLHLKMMPKPLVAFAK
- a CDS encoding beta-N-acetylhexosaminidase — encoded protein: MSKSFSFCSLLLIVVMLFSCKTPTPKDLAKENLIPKPSILIATGSSFEWNEKTKIYVSVEQESVQGIANYLADFIAPATGFKTKVEVVNTPASKKGIAMLLNKELTALGDEGYQLEITEKRVVLAAYQLAGLFRGVQTIRQLLPAKIESKDLQVGPWELASGTIEDKPEYGYRGAMLDVVRHFFDVDDVKRFIDLIAAYKMNVLHLHLTDDQGWRIEIKSWPNLTAHGGSAEVDGGKGGFYTQADYSEIVKYAQARYITVIPEIDMPGHTNAALASYAELNADGKARELYTGTDVGFSTLDANKEITYQFIDDVIGELAAITPGEYIHIGGDESNATRKKDYIKFVNRVQEIVNAHGKKMMGWADISAANLKENTIAQFWHTRTQTALDAVNQNVKIIMSPATRAYMDIQYDSICPLGLHWAGYTEVDDAYDWSLESNVKGISKKDIIGIEAPLWTETVETIDDIEYLVFPRLPGYAELGWSNHPDKSWEEYKVRLGKEKSRFEFMGINYYPSALVPWE